In Macrobrachium nipponense isolate FS-2020 chromosome 25, ASM1510439v2, whole genome shotgun sequence, one genomic interval encodes:
- the LOC135198985 gene encoding alpha-2-macroglobulin-like, whose product MQGGVDGSEASLAPLTAYVLISLLEGNLTVDRAGYSKCRHLHHHSHPREHTYIKALTAYALSLAGDSSAAVTLISDVYNSLTSGSPGLSQALTVEAAAYLLLAMLSENPGSYTTWESDIAKLISTYHNGQGGFVSTQISSLGQWGSDEWSTFSEAFPPTETDLFISVTAGSQPFDIEINSENRLLLQTSYVTDDPPFEVTVTPSGSGCALVTIIHQYNVKEEPESSAFAVSVKTVRESCSSNSFLQICASYTNEDSVSNMAVMEVDLQTGYSADEEDLRGLVAQQVIKRYEERDENVFLYLESVGSSEVCISFHVLKGFEVEGLLPGTVTLYDYYTPEFTLTQSFEIEDTCQSA is encoded by the exons ATGCAG GGCGGCGTCGATGGTTCAGAAGCGTCGCTCGCGCCTCTCACAGCCTACGTCCTCATATCTCTTCTGGAAGGGAATCTAACAGTGGACCGCGCAGGTTATAGCAAATGCCGTCACTTGCATCACCACAGCCACCCACGAGAACACACCTATATCAAGGCCCTGACGGCATACGCTCTCTCCTTGGCAGGCGACAGCAGCGCTGCTGTTACGCTCATTTCAGATGTGTACAACAGTTTGACATCAGGAAGTCCAGGTTTGTCTCAAGCGCTGACAGTTGAAGCAGCAGCCTACCTCCTTCTGGCCATGCTGAGTGAAAATCCAGGATCCTACACTACCTGGGAGTCCGATATTGCCAAGCTTATATCAACTTACCACAATGGACAGGGAGGCTTCGTCTCGACGCAGATTAGTTCTCTTGGTCAGTGGGGCAGTGATGAATGGTCGA CCTTCAGTGAAGCCTTCCCGCCGACAGAAACAGACCTCTTCATATCAGTCACTGCTGGAAGTCAGCCGTTTGACATTGAGATAAATTCAGAGAACCGTCTTCTCCTGCAGACCAGCTACGTCACGGACGATCCACCTTTTGAAGTTACTGTGACACCGTCTGGGAGTGGATGCGCTCTCGTCACG ATTATCCACCAGTACAACGTCAAAGAAGAGCCAGAGAGCTCTGCTTTTGCAGTGTCTGTCAAGACAGTCCGAGAAAGCTGCTCTTCTAACAGTTTCCTGCAAATTTGTGCTTCTTACACCAATGAGGACTCCGTATCCAACATGGCTGTTATGGAGGTCGACCTCCAAACAGGATACTCGGCAGATGAGGAAGACTTGAGAGGTCTCGTCGCTCAGCAAGTCATCAAGCGTTACGAG gagagagatgagaatgtCTTCCTTTACCTGGAATCGGTCGGTAGCTCCGAAGTTTGTATCTCCTTCCACGTCCTGAAGGGCTTCGAAGTCGAAGGCCTTCTGCCCGGTACCGTCACCCTCTACGATTATTACACACCTGAATTCACGCTGACTCAG TCATTCGAAATTGAAGACACATGTCAGTCAGCGTGA
- the LOC135198986 gene encoding CD109 antigen-like has product MDDESSFTWSVESYPGSVNGSDKISISASADLLGPTLENLGNLIRMPYGCGEQNMLNFAPNIHVMQYLVSSGQLTPSVKDQLLNYMKTGYQQELLYQHTDGSFSAFGNSDASGSTWLTAFVLKFFSQAESYITVDEDLLSSKTWLLSLLSEDGCFQSVGFVIRSDMQGGVDGSEASLAPLTAYVLISLLEGNLTVDPQVSKCRHLHHHSHHEQQHLYQGDSSAAVTLISDVYNSLTSGSPGLSQALTVEAAAYLLLSMAEVKIQDPTLTWESDIAKLISTYHNGQGGFVSTQDTVVALQSLAAFSEAFPPTETDLFISVTAGSQPFDIEINSENRLLLQTSYVTDDPPFEVTVTPSGSGCALVTVKVSHNRASGNDIGQATTAG; this is encoded by the exons ATGGATG ATGAAAGCTCCTTTACATGGTCCGTCGAGAGTTACCCAGGATCAGTCAACGGCTCAGATAAAATTTCCATCTCTGCTTCCGCTGACCTCTTAGGACCGACCCTTGAG AACCTGGGAAACCTAATCCGAATGCCTTATGGCTGTGGTGAACAAAATATGTTGAACTTTGCCCCAAACATACACGTGATGCAATACCTGGTATCGTCAGGTCAGCTCACTCCCAGCGTCAAGGATCAGCTTCTGAACTATATGAAAACAG GCTACCAGCAAGAGCTACTCTACCAGCACACTGACGGATCTTTCAGCGCATTTGGTAATTCGGACGCCTCAGGATCCACTTGGCTCACAGCATTCGTGCTGAAGTTCTTCAGTCAAGCCGAAAGTTACATTACT GTGGATGAAGATCTCCTTTCATCCAAAACTTGGCTACTGTCGCTTCTAAGTGAGGACGGCTGCTTCCAATCAGTCGGCTTTGTGATTCGCTCCGATATGCAG GGCGGCGTCGATGGTTCAGAAGCGTCGCTCGCGCCTCTCACAGCCTACGTCCTCATATCTCTTCTGGAAGGGAATCTAACAGTGGATCCGCAGGTAAGCAAATGCCGTCACTTGCATCACCACAGCCACCACGAGCAACAGCACCTATATCAAG GCGACAGCAGCGCTGCTGTTACGCTCATTTCAGATGTGTACAACAGTTTGACATCAGGAAGTCCAGGTTTGTCTCAAGCGCTGACAGTTGAAGCAGCAGCCTACCTCCTTCTGTCCATGGCTGAAGTGAAAATCCAGGATCCTACACTAACCTGGGAGTCCGATATTGCCAAGCTTATATCAACTTACCACAATGGACAGGGAGGCTTCGTCTCGAC ACAGGACACAGTGGTTGCTCTGCAGTCCTTGGCAGCCTTCAGTGAAGCCTTCCCGCCGACAGAAACAGACCTCTTCATATCAGTCACTGCTGGAAGTCAGCCGTTTGACATTGAGATAAATTCAGAGAACCGTCTTCTCCTGCAGACCAGCTACGTCACGGACGATCCACCTTTTGAAGTTACTGTGACACCGTCTGGGAGTGGATGCGCTCTCGTCACA